In one Mycobacteroides chelonae genomic region, the following are encoded:
- a CDS encoding saccharopine dehydrogenase family protein: MSREHDRAYDVVLYGATGYVGRLTALYLAGRVEATGARIALAGRNTEKLAAVRDECGPAARDWPLIEADATRPSTLAAMAASTRVVVTTVGPYTKYGLPLVAACAEAGTDYADLTGEVNFVRESIDVYGKQAADTGARIVHCCGFDSIPSDLSVYALYRQAQEDGTGELLETTYVLSKFRGGVSGGTAASMVEVMEASAEDPEVRRNSQDPYSLSPDRPAEPEVGRQREFQTLRGESVAPELAGKWLGAFFMGPVNTRIVRRSNALLDWAYGTRIRYREVMSLGSSVVAPIAAAAVTGFLTAGFGLGTRVPMPKFVAQRLLPKPGSGPSERTRNKGHYRVETYTTTTQGVRYRAVIAQEGDPGYKATAVLLGESGLTLALDRSELPDRLGVLTPAAAMGDPLLKRLRVAQGVTVEVERL, from the coding sequence ATGTCCCGGGAACACGACCGTGCCTATGACGTGGTTCTTTATGGGGCGACCGGATACGTCGGCAGGCTTACCGCGCTGTACCTGGCGGGACGCGTGGAGGCCACCGGTGCGCGGATCGCATTGGCGGGACGAAACACCGAAAAGCTTGCCGCCGTGCGTGATGAGTGTGGGCCGGCGGCGCGCGACTGGCCGTTGATCGAGGCCGATGCCACGCGCCCATCCACGCTGGCGGCCATGGCCGCCTCGACCCGGGTGGTTGTCACCACCGTCGGGCCGTACACGAAATACGGACTGCCGTTGGTGGCCGCGTGTGCCGAGGCGGGAACCGACTATGCGGACCTGACCGGTGAGGTCAACTTCGTGCGAGAGAGCATCGATGTCTACGGCAAGCAGGCCGCCGACACCGGCGCCAGGATCGTTCATTGCTGCGGATTTGATTCCATTCCATCGGATCTGAGCGTGTATGCGCTGTACCGGCAAGCTCAGGAAGATGGCACTGGAGAGCTGCTCGAGACAACCTATGTGCTGAGCAAGTTCCGCGGCGGCGTCAGCGGTGGCACGGCCGCGTCCATGGTCGAGGTGATGGAGGCGAGTGCCGAGGATCCGGAGGTGCGCCGCAACTCCCAGGACCCCTACTCGCTGAGCCCGGACCGTCCCGCCGAACCGGAGGTGGGGCGCCAACGCGAATTTCAAACGCTCCGTGGTGAATCCGTGGCACCGGAATTGGCGGGTAAGTGGCTGGGGGCATTCTTCATGGGGCCGGTCAACACCCGTATTGTCCGGCGTAGCAACGCATTGTTGGACTGGGCATACGGAACCCGGATACGTTATCGCGAGGTGATGAGCCTGGGAAGTTCGGTGGTCGCGCCGATCGCCGCGGCCGCCGTCACCGGATTTCTAACGGCCGGCTTCGGCCTGGGGACTCGGGTACCCATGCCGAAATTCGTTGCGCAACGCCTACTTCCGAAGCCGGGCTCGGGCCCCAGCGAGCGTACCCGGAACAAGGGTCACTACCGTGTCGAGACCTACACAACCACAACCCAGGGTGTGCGTTATCGCGCGGTCATCGCGCAAGAGGGCGACCCCGGATATAAGGCGACCGCGGTGCTCCTGGGCGAAAGTGGCTTGACCCTGGCGCTCGATCGCAGCGAATTGCCGGACAGGCTAGGGGTTTTGACGC